From the Dyella humicola genome, the window ATGGGCATGCAGGTAATCCAGCACCGGTGCAAAGCGCGCCGCGCGCCCATCCATCGCTGCACGCGGAACGCGCGCGTGACGGCGGAAATGGCCCAGCAATTCGAACAGCAGACTATCGAACGCCAGCGGTTCGCGTGCTTGCCAAAGTGCATCCAGCAAGACGGTGACGCGGCGAGCGCTGGGCAGGTCTTGGCGTACCACGTCGCCGAACCACCAGCCAGGTTCGCCGGTGATCTCAGCCACCGCCGACGGCTCGATGTAGGCCATCCGGTAATGCCAGCCACCCTCGGTTTCGGCGCGTCCGGTATGCACTTCATCCGGATTCATCATCACCACCGAGTCTGCTGGCGCCAGGTGATCCGCGCCACGATAGCGAAAGCGTTCCACGCCTGACTCGATCGCGCCCAGGCCGAAACCGTCATGCGTGTGCGGCTCGAACGCATGACGAACGATGTGCGCGCGGTA encodes:
- a CDS encoding AraC family transcriptional regulator; translation: MQGVPDRFSATGDAAEFRLPSHRPGVELYRAHIVRHAFEPHTHDGFGLGAIESGVERFRYRGADHLAPADSVVMMNPDEVHTGRAETEGGWHYRMAYIEPSAVAEITGEPGWWFGDVVRQDLPSARRVTVLLDALWQAREPLAFDSLLFELLGHFRRHARVPRAAMDGRAARFAPVLDYLHAHLSRRLTLDELAAVAGLSPFHFLRQFQAQHHATPQQMLMVLRLAEAKRQLSHGEPPAQVAAAVGLADQAHLTRAFARRYGITPARYQRAL